In Dromiciops gliroides isolate mDroGli1 chromosome 4, mDroGli1.pri, whole genome shotgun sequence, one DNA window encodes the following:
- the MRPL18 gene encoding 39S ribosomal protein L18, mitochondrial isoform X2: MRPTLKALCPEPTWLRPGSPCRSLELYEAARPDGFPGGHRRDGAAGAGPGPLGSMQEARLRVQRTQHHIEAFVEHHNGNVVVSASTREWAIKKHLYRTRSVNACENIGRVLAQRCLEAGINFMVFHPTPWESSSESIQQLQNAMKEGGVVLQEPRRIYE; encoded by the exons ATGCGCCCTACTCTCAAGGCGCTTTGCCCTGAACCAACATGGCTGCGCCCAGGCAGTCCCTGCCGCTCCCTTGAGTTATACGAAGCAGCTCGCCCAGACGGCTTTCCCGGAGGTCACCGGCGCGATGGCGCTGCGGGCGCGGGGCCGGGACCTCTTGGCTCTATGCAGGAAGCCCG GTTGAGAGTTCAGCGGACCCAGCACCACATAGAAGCATTTGTTGAGCATCATAATGGCAATGTTGTGGTTTCTGCATCCACCCGTGAATGGGCTATTAAGAAGCACCTCTACAGAACAAGAAGTGTCAATGCCTGTGAGAATATTGGAAGGGTTCTGGCCCAGCGGTGCCTGGAGGCAGGAATCAACTTCATGGTCTTTCACCCCACGCCTTGGGAATCATCTTCAGAATCG ATACAGCAACTACAGAATGCTATGAAAGAAGGTGGGGTGGTGCTACAGGAACCTCGAAGAATCtatgaataa
- the MRPL18 gene encoding 39S ribosomal protein L18, mitochondrial isoform X3 yields MALRARGRDLLALCRKPGFRWVPLTTSPNLAPEGDTKENEAIAPEFTNRNPRNLERLALARKERGWATVWPSRAYWHRLRVQRTQHHIEAFVEHHNGNVVVSASTHTATTECYERRWGGATGTSKNL; encoded by the exons ATGGCGCTGCGGGCGCGGGGCCGGGACCTCTTGGCTCTATGCAGGAAGCCCG GGTTTCGGTGGGTGCCCCTCACCACCAGCCCTAACCTGGCCCCCGAGGGGGACACGAAGGAAAATGAGGCGATCGCGCCAGAATTCACCAATCGGAACCCCCGCAATCTGGAGCGCCTGGCCCTGGCCAGGAAGGAGCGGGGCTGGGCCACCGTGTGGCCCTCCCGGGCCTACTGGCACAG GTTGAGAGTTCAGCGGACCCAGCACCACATAGAAGCATTTGTTGAGCATCATAATGGCAATGTTGTGGTTTCTGCATCCACCC ATACAGCAACTACAGAATGCTATGAAAGAAGGTGGGGTGGTGCTACAGGAACCTCGAAGAATCtatga
- the MRPL18 gene encoding 39S ribosomal protein L18, mitochondrial isoform X1 yields MALRARGRDLLALCRKPGFRWVPLTTSPNLAPEGDTKENEAIAPEFTNRNPRNLERLALARKERGWATVWPSRAYWHRLRVQRTQHHIEAFVEHHNGNVVVSASTREWAIKKHLYRTRSVNACENIGRVLAQRCLEAGINFMVFHPTPWESSSESIQQLQNAMKEGGVVLQEPRRIYE; encoded by the exons ATGGCGCTGCGGGCGCGGGGCCGGGACCTCTTGGCTCTATGCAGGAAGCCCG GGTTTCGGTGGGTGCCCCTCACCACCAGCCCTAACCTGGCCCCCGAGGGGGACACGAAGGAAAATGAGGCGATCGCGCCAGAATTCACCAATCGGAACCCCCGCAATCTGGAGCGCCTGGCCCTGGCCAGGAAGGAGCGGGGCTGGGCCACCGTGTGGCCCTCCCGGGCCTACTGGCACAG GTTGAGAGTTCAGCGGACCCAGCACCACATAGAAGCATTTGTTGAGCATCATAATGGCAATGTTGTGGTTTCTGCATCCACCCGTGAATGGGCTATTAAGAAGCACCTCTACAGAACAAGAAGTGTCAATGCCTGTGAGAATATTGGAAGGGTTCTGGCCCAGCGGTGCCTGGAGGCAGGAATCAACTTCATGGTCTTTCACCCCACGCCTTGGGAATCATCTTCAGAATCG ATACAGCAACTACAGAATGCTATGAAAGAAGGTGGGGTGGTGCTACAGGAACCTCGAAGAATCtatgaataa